Within Vicia villosa cultivar HV-30 ecotype Madison, WI linkage group LG1, Vvil1.0, whole genome shotgun sequence, the genomic segment GGAAGCACGCCCTGAATTTTCACAAAAATTAAATGGAATATAATACAACAATTGGTATAATTTCCATGTTATGAAAAAACAAAAGCATCTGAACTTCATACCTTGTAAACCTCGCCAAATCCACCTTCACCTAGCTTATTAGCTTCTGAGAATTTGTTGGTGGCTTCTTCAAGTGTATTCAAATCAAATCTCAAGGATTCCACTGTGGTAATATCGATTTCAGCTAAGAAGCAAAAATTGTAGATCTATCAGTTATATCACAGATTATAAAATTATGAAACAAATTAATAGTAAGATCTTCTTTTTAGTTAACTCACACCCTTACTTTTCGGATCCTGTGCTGCAGCAGAGTCATGCTTCTTCTTCCACCCTCTTATACATAAGAAACAAATTCCTATGATAAATAGCAGCGCAGCCACTGTAATTGGAACCACAATTGCAACAATTGTCCCTAATGAGATCCCACTACTTCCTGAAATATTCCAAAATGAAGTAATTTAATTACAATGGCTTGTTGTTATGGACAACTGAAATTCAAAGATATGTATGTTTCTATAAAGTATTGCATATTGGTTCTACTGTCTGTTAGTCTTGATTCTCTTCATTTACTTCTAGTGAAATGCAAGTGTACAATACTTGAAAGCATGAAATTTTTAACTAAGCCTCATTTGGATTAGTCTCTAACTTACATGAACTTTCTGACTTACATAGAAGCTAATTTTACCTATTAAAGTTACGTAACTATTTATCAACTGTCCATGAAGAGGATTTGAATTCTATCCTCCTAGGTTACAAACTTAAAATATCAAACTCTTACCATCAAGCTGGCGCGTCATGAACTTCTACCAGAAGTTATTATTTACTTGTAAAAGAAATACTATGTTAGAGATTTTCTCAAAAAAGTGAAATTCAAAAGGTAACTTAAACTTAAATAACAAACTATTATTTGAAACTggacttgtagggtgaggatcgTCAGTGGTTGGGCCTATCTCAACCATACAAAACCAGACCCTGATACCATGTTAAAGTTCATGCCATATATTATCTGATACGAGACTCTTAACTGAAACCTAATGGTAATTGTTAGAAATGAATCAAAATTACCTCCCAAATTAGAATTGGTTGTTGGAGGAACAATCACTGGTGGTGCTGAAGGCGCTGGCGAGGGAGCAATGTTTCTATAAAAAGGGTACAATTCATATCTAATGTTACAGCTAGGAACTAAAACTCTTCCTCCCGTCTTTCCATTACAACACTGTGGAAGATTTGCAATGGCAACACTAAGACACGTACTGCAATCTTGTGAAGATAAATCGTCTGTACACTGAGCCATACTGTACAGCGTCTGAAACCCAGAGATTCTAGCTTCCTTTGTAGCATATTTCTTAGTACCGACAGAAGAATTCGCAGCTGCTTTATCTGCTGATTCGTTCATAGTAACAGACAACAAACTCATGAAGCTTTCCTGGTTCGTTATATTAGCGGTGCTTACTAGGTAAAAAGCTGGACTTGTAGTGACGGTGGAGAAAAAAGAGGTGTTGGAGTATCGAACCATGCACTCGTCGTACCAGATAACAGCCTGTTTGGATGAGGAACAATCTGTGTCTGTGGATAGTTTTTGTGTTGCGTTTGCGACGCATTGTTGGCAGAGGGGAGAGGAAACGTCGCCTCTGCACATGAATAGACCGTATGCAGTGTTTGAAGGGTTTTTGCTAGGGATTGTGGTGTTGTAGAATTCGTTGTTGTTGGTGGCGTTGGAAGATAGTGAAGAGAAAAGGGTTTTGAGGATTGAGTGGTAGAGGCTGTTGGAGTTGGTTTGGTTTTTTGTGCAGAATTGGAAGAGGTAAGTTGGGTTCTGTGCTTGTGTGGTTGAGTTGatgatgaggaagatgaagagaaaTAGAAGGTTGAAGGAATTCATGATTCTGTTTTGTGAAATGAAAATTGTTAGAGGTTTGTGATGGTTAAAAATGAAGTGGAAAGTCAAGTCAAGTCAACCATGTGTTATGTTATGATGCAGTTGAGTCCTTGtcattgatttttcttcaagTGTTTATCACTCTGTGTTGAAATTGTTGTGCAGAAAAATGTACAGTATGAGAAAAGGTCAAAGAGAGTGATGGAAAACTGTGAGGACATGGAAATTTCGAAATGCTGAGCTGGCTTTTGACACCATTTCCATGAGAATGTGTTGGGAGCAAGTGGAGTATAGCTTCTAGTTGTGGATTGCGCCTATCACGGTTACTTCCTGTTTTTGTTTATGACACCAAACAAATTTCATTTACAACACTTGTAATGTTAGATCCGCCTTTAggtaggggtgaaaataggtcaggccgataacaggggcctacagtcTAGCTTATATAGGCTCAGGTCAGgtcatacattttttttaaatagagaaGGCCTATGCTTTTTTATAAGCTTatatagttaaaaaggctaggcctcagaCCCTAAACAAAGTCTTTTAAGCCTACCAGGCTgaccaatttaaataaatatgaaattttttattatcattatgttatgttttgtactttgaatcaaaatacataaataaaacttgattaTCTTGAAGACCTTGTGAAAATTAAGATGAAAACATGTCATGAACaatattttcataagttctcttaaacaaacaGTCTcacataattaatattaataggtaagttaaaataagtcaatgcaaacaaaattTTAGTCTCTTGCTTGTTTAGTTAGTtggtctatttaaacattattttaaatgtttatttacaTATGTATAAagtaaataggcttttatgtaggctaacaggctaacaaGACTTTCGaaaaggccaggcttaggcctaaaaattaagtctacgataggctacaggccagacttaggcttcagtttttttgacaggtcaggctcaggcttggcaaagcctagctcggcccaacCTATTTCTACCCCTAACTCTAGGTTTGATTTCCATTTTGAAGAGGGTGAAGTAAGTTTAGAtatctaaaattgattttgaagttttatcaaaaagataataataattaattatgatcgTTAAAATTGATTCTACTTTAATATACTTTGTGTCAAAATAAGTGTTATAGTTGATATtttcacacaaattaagaaaatatgataaatgaaAGAGACAGAATGACAATTTTATCAAATTATCCTTATTTATTATTGGTGTATTCTTGTTATCATTAATGCAATGTGAGAGAAAGAATATTAATTAGAGGGTACAATTAGaagataaaaactaaaattgCATTGGAAACTAAAAGTGACACTTATTTTAGGACAAATAATTTATGCAAATGTGGcatttattttgggacagagaGTACTAAATTTTTGtcccgtgcgttgcacgggtttgtttaaaatttttacctcgatttttttaaatgaaataatatatttgattaagtATAGTTAATTATAATCATATGATTAAACATGTTTTAAAATTAtgttaaatacaaaataaaattttacattataagaaatcttaataaattataaataattatttttaattattttctttacatTAGAAATATATGTCATATTTACGTGAATAATGCAATATTATAAaagtattatataaaattatttgtatatattatttgtgaTTAATCATTAAATTCATAATACATATAAGAGTATTATTAGTTCAATGTTTAGTCTATAATTTACAaaacttaataattttttattcaatgtcaagtccaaaaaaattttaattatacattttctaaaaaacataattttttaaaaatcatattatatcttaccatatttatttttttttacggtGTTCCTGTGTTAATGAAGTAACTTCATTTACAATTTCatgatttcatttatttatggTAGTGGAAGAAATATGTTGTGAACTGATTAATGGATTGGTTATTTCATGGGGTATAGAAAACTCCTATTTATTATGGATCAATGTATATCATTAATCAATAGAAAagctttatttaatatttatttttatctactttATAAGTTATATATTggttattttttatgtttatatttaaaaaaattatgtatcagttaaattttaataaataaaaataataatatatattattattaatttttatagttACAAAAAAAAAGACACTTTCATATCAATTTTGAATCTAAATTTAATAGTAAATAAAGTTACAAAAATTATTAACAGTACTGGTTGGctgttataaaaattataaataatattaaatggaAGTAATACAAATTAATAAAGCATTTGAAAGGTGatattgaaaaatatgaggaatttcggaaaaaaattctaaatacattttagtaatatatttattcgaatattttttaaaatatttcaattttaaaatgaattaataaaattaagaCCAAATGATTAttctatataataatttataaaaaatgtaaaataaattaaattaaaattttattttgtgaataaacaATTTAATACAACAGTGTACTTTTTaagaaataaattcaaataattatttataattgttAAATAAATTAACTACTTCTTCTATGTTCTCAATAaaaaagatatttattttttgagttttaatttagataaaaaaataagtttataaTTCTTATATTAATAATGTAATAGATTGtaaccaaaaaaataataatttaaaatatcgaCATACATGTTTTTCctctatatattataaaattgaaaatattttaataaaaaaataaattgaaataataataataataataataataataataataataacaacaacaacaaataatgcAATATCGCATATTTATATacacaataataatttaaataataataacaattaattaataatcaaattattaattaaagggttaataccattttttccctgtaatataggcgaaatttGATTTACCCCCTTGTAACATTTTTTGTACTTTCcccctgtatttttttttttggattaccccctaaGCGTGCAAATTAAACACCAAATCTGAGGgggaaatcaaacaaaaaaaatatattacagggTAAACTTTACACTTAGTAGTCAAAAgacatagtatttttatattttaagggaGTGTTCGAAAAAAATTTACAGACGAAAAGCGAATTTCGCGTATATTACATGagggttttgtatatttaaccattAATTCAAACTTATACTAGTACAATAAATGACTAAATCATAATAATATTTAGGAAACTCTAAAATGTTACAtataaatatcaattttaacaaatataaagtattaaaaaccatgttaatttttactttttataaaaaaaaatattaatgttattttttattaaaaattaaatgtaatGCAATATCTTATGACctattatttttcaatcaaaattaaaaagatttaatagtGGTAGTTAGTTGGCATATGTGATTTCTctctataaattataaaattgaaaatacTTCAATAAATGAATTTATACAATAATAAACtgtgaatttaatttttaataaaaatactgaattattaaattatattgagtgaagacccattttggtcccttataaatattacacgagtcaaattagtccctcgcaaaaaaattgacccaacttaatcccttacaaaatttaaccggatcatattagtccttccgctaatatttttctcaaataggttttttttctacttctaaaccggttattttcatacttttaaagCGTGACTGAATTGACacgttggattttttttattttttaaatactaaattaatttttattcttaatttcatttttaaactgttatcaatgaataatatcaaaaaaggcaagattatttcttataaagtaatttttaaataaataattttcatgatttctactaatattaacaaattttatacataattttttttacctttgAGGTCTCAAATCTAAGTCcattcaagttaaatgattttcactttacaactagacaaatcaatttctatcgttaataaagtgactatcatttacaattagaaaaatcaatttctattgttagtaaagtgactattaattacaacaagacaaatcaatttctattgttagtaaagtgactatcatttacaactagataaatcaatttctattgttaataaagtgattatcatttacaactagacaaatcaatttctacagttagtaaagtgactatcaataacaactagacaaatcaatttctatcgttagtAAAGTGAcaatcatttacaaatagacaaatcaatttttattttattaaattgactgCCATTTAATCTGAAGAGCCTTAGGTTTCAGactatattgatacaaattttgtattttttattttaaatttagaattgtttaagattaaccacatgggCATGAGTTCAATtgcttataagaaacaattttgacttttttatattattaatttataattatttaaaaatgaaaataaaataaaatccaacgtggcaatcgagtcacggtttaaaactaggaaaaaaccggtttgaaaaaatattaacagaaggacttatatgatccggttaaattttataagggattaaattgggtctattttattatgaaggactaatttgactcgtgtattatttgtgagggaccaaaatgggtcttcactcaattatatttattaaatctttAAAAGTTTCTAATAACTCACATATTAGTAACATTCACAAAATTAATAGTctact encodes:
- the LOC131643428 gene encoding cysteine-rich receptor-like protein kinase 10; this translates as MNSFNLLFLFIFLIINSTTQAQNPTYLFQFCTKNQTNSNSLYHSILKTLFSSLSSNATNNNEFYNTTIPSKNPSNTAYGLFMCRGDVSSPLCQQCVANATQKLSTDTDCSSSKQAVIWYDECMVRYSNTSFFSTVTTSPAFYLVSTANITNQESFMSLLSVTMNESADKAAANSSVGTKKYATKEARISGFQTLYSMAQCTDDLSSQDCSTCLSVAIANLPQCCNGKTGGRVLVPSCNIRYELYPFYRNIAPSPAPSAPPVIVPPTTNSNLGGSSGISLGTIVAIVVPITVAALLFIIGICFLCIRGWKKKHDSAAAQDPKTEIDITTVESLRFDLNTLEEATNKFSEANKLGEGGFGEVYKGVLPSRQQIAVKRLSKQSGQGGEQFKNEVELVAQLQHRNLARLLGFCLEREEKILVYEFVANKSLDYILFDPEKQRLLHWTRRYKIIGGIARGIQYLHEDSRLKIIHRDLKASNILLDGDMNPKISDFGMAKLFGVDQTKGNTSRIVGTYGYMSPEYAMHGNFSSKSDVYSFGVLIMEIISGKKNSSFYETGAAEDLASYAWKLWNNGTPLKLVDHTIRESYTPNEAIRCIHIGLLCVQEDPDDRPTMPTIVLMLDSHTVTLPVPKQPAFFLQSGADQQMPTIQISQSDNN